The following DNA comes from Deltaproteobacteria bacterium.
TCACCCCCGACGAGGCCGTGCTCGCGATGTCGAAGTGCCCCCTGGTCGACGAGTGGCGGGCGATGGGGCTGCCGGACAAGGATGTGGAGACGCTCTGCCACGTCGCCCACTCCGTCGACTTCGGGACGTGGGAAGGGGCGTTGCGCTGCGTGCTCTGCTTCGAGGGAACCCGCGGGGAGGGCAAGGACGAGTGCGTCCTTCGCGTGAAGAAGGCGCGGGGCTGACCCGATGCGCGAGATCCGTGCGAGGGACTTCCAGTTTTTGCTCGTCGTGGTCGCGGTCGTCGGCCTGCTCACCGTCCTCTCCATGACGGGAAAGGAGCGGTTCATTCCGCGGACCGAGGCGCACCTGGCCGTCGGGCCGATCCAGGACACGGCGCAGGCCGACGCGGTCTGCCGGTCGTGCCACGACGGGGCGACGTCGGCTTCCGCCGAGGTGAAGAAAGGCCCCCCGATGCCGGAGAATCACCCGTTGCGCAAGAAAAACTGCCGCCAGTGCCACCGGCTGGAGCGGAAGAAGTCGTGAGCCGGCAAGGGCCCCCGCTGGGGGCGCACGTCTCCGTCGCGGGAGGGGTCCACACGGCGCCGGAGCGGGGCAAACGGATCGGCGCCGACGTCGTCCAGATCTTCTCCAAGCAGAACACTCGCTGGATGGGGAAGGCCCTCGGGGAAGAAGACGCGAGGGGGTTGCGGGACGAGAGCGAGCGCACCGGCGTGCGCGTGGTCGCCATCCATTGCGCCTACCTGATCAACCTCGGATCCGCGAAAGAGGCGGTCCGCACCCGTTCCCTCTACGCGCTCGAGGACGAGGCGTCGCGCGCCGCCATGCTCGGCGTGCCATACCTCGTGATGCACCCCGGCTCGTGCGGCGACGACCCGGTGGAGGAGGGGATCTCCCGCATCGCGTCGGCGATCCGCTCGTTCGGGAAGTTCCCCGAGGGGGTGACGCTGCTCCTCGAAAACACGGCCGGGCAGGGAAACTCGATCGGCCGCACGATGGGGCAGCTGCGCGAGCTGTTCGACGCCGCCGGGAACCCGCCCGACGTGGCGGTATGCCTGGACAGCGCCCACCTGTTCGAGTCCGGCTACGACATCGGGACGGCGGCGGGGTGGGACGCCCTCCTCGCGGAGATGAGGGAGAAAAAGATCCTCCCTCTGGTCCGGATGTGGCACCTGAACGATTCGAAGACACCGATGGGCGGCCGCGTCGATCGGCACGAGCACATCGGCGAGGGGCAGATCGACGCCTCCGCCTTTCGTCGGATCCTGAACCACAAGGGGTTCTCGACGCTGCCGATGGTGCTCGAGACGCCGAAGGGCGAGGACGACGAGTTTACGATGGACCTGCGCAACCTGGCGGCCCTGCGCACGCTCATCGCATAGCCGGAAGAAGAGGGGGGGACTATGGACTTCGAGGCGATCAGGGAACTGGCCAAGCACCACAAACAGTATTTCGGGCGCATCCTCAAGTGCGAGACGTACAAGCTCGAGGACGGCCGCCTGTTGGCGATCACGCGCCTTCACGACGATTTCCACGACATGAACCTTGCGATCCTCCTCTCCGATTCTTTTCGCATCGAGGAGATTGCGGGAAAGATGGATCGCATTCCCCAGCCTTGCTGCGAGACGAAGCCCCTCGAGATGCTCTCGTCCCTGAAAGGAATCGCCGTCCTGGAGCGGGGAGTGATCAAGAAGGTGAAGGAGCGGATCCCCCGGAACATGAGCTGCACGCACATCTACGAGATGATCGAGTTCACCTTCCGGGCCGTCTTCGCCGGGAACTACAACATCCTTGGACAAAAGTGGGACGGAGTGCTCAATCTCGAGATGGAGGAAGAACGCCAGATCGGGATGCAGTCGCCGATCTTTGCGGATACCTGCTACGCCTTCAACCTGGAGTCGGCCGACCCTGTCGTCCTCGAGCTCGCCCGGAAGAAGGTCGAGGAGGCCCACCGGAAGATGGCGGCGATCGAGGCGGTCAAGCGGGGGGAGTGACCGCCCGCGGTCGGCGGAGACATCCGAAAAGGGGGGGGTATCTTGGGCTCTGAACGGCAGATGCGGCGGCTGGCGGAAACGCTGGTCCGCCATTCGGTGAAGGCGAAAAAGGGGGAGATCGTCCGGATCTCCACGGGCGAGCTCGGCCGTCCCCTGGCGTTGGAGGTCTACCGGCAGGTCTTGCGGGCGGGGGCCCACCCGCTGCTCTCCGTCGGGTTCGAGGAGGCGAACGCGATCTTCTACGAGGAGGCGTCCGCGGAGCAGATCGTACACCTGCCGCCTACGAAGATGCGCGAGGCGAAGACGATCGACGCCGACATCATCATCCTCGCTCCCGGCAACACCCGGCACCTCTCCCACATTCCCCCGCGGAAGATGGCGGACCGCCGCAAGGCGACCAAGCCGATCTCCGAGGTGCTGCTGCGCCGCGTCCGGTGGGTCCTCACGAACTTCCCGACGGAGGCGCTCGCGCAGGA
Coding sequences within:
- a CDS encoding L-2-amino-thiazoline-4-carboxylic acid hydrolase, yielding TPDEAVLAMSKCPLVDEWRAMGLPDKDVETLCHVAHSVDFGTWEGALRCVLCFEGTRGEGKDECVLRVKKARG
- a CDS encoding DUF2889 domain-containing protein, with the protein product MDFEAIRELAKHHKQYFGRILKCETYKLEDGRLLAITRLHDDFHDMNLAILLSDSFRIEEIAGKMDRIPQPCCETKPLEMLSSLKGIAVLERGVIKKVKERIPRNMSCTHIYEMIEFTFRAVFAGNYNILGQKWDGVLNLEMEEERQIGMQSPIFADTCYAFNLESADPVVLELARKKVEEAHRKMAAIEAVKRGE
- a CDS encoding deoxyribonuclease IV encodes the protein MSRQGPPLGAHVSVAGGVHTAPERGKRIGADVVQIFSKQNTRWMGKALGEEDARGLRDESERTGVRVVAIHCAYLINLGSAKEAVRTRSLYALEDEASRAAMLGVPYLVMHPGSCGDDPVEEGISRIASAIRSFGKFPEGVTLLLENTAGQGNSIGRTMGQLRELFDAAGNPPDVAVCLDSAHLFESGYDIGTAAGWDALLAEMREKKILPLVRMWHLNDSKTPMGGRVDRHEHIGEGQIDASAFRRILNHKGFSTLPMVLETPKGEDDEFTMDLRNLAALRTLIA
- a CDS encoding aminopeptidase gives rise to the protein MGSERQMRRLAETLVRHSVKAKKGEIVRISTGELGRPLALEVYRQVLRAGAHPLLSVGFEEANAIFYEEASAEQIVHLPPTKMREAKTIDADIIILAPGNTRHLSHIPPRKMADRRKATKPISEVLLRRVRWVLTNFPTEALAQETDRSLPEYEKLYYRAVEQDWAAMSRSFARAKKVLEKADRVRIVGKETDLSFSIKGRTAIPCAGEFNMPDGEIFTAPVETSTEGKIFFEFPAIAGGREVAGIRL